From the Prunus dulcis chromosome 4, ALMONDv2, whole genome shotgun sequence genome, one window contains:
- the LOC117626208 gene encoding uncharacterized protein LOC117626208 — protein sequence MLLEAKVTEPLWIVFPGNMLIKLSQELIFNSYKTLDGRGANVHIVGGGCITLQFISNVIIHNVHIHNCYPSVDKFGSFLRQFPLFPNAFLVGGWCRRLLYYSTCRSGLSHWVLLLELFSWSWESYSSFSTSLQIQIVKTSAEDKKEHKPPLQLS from the exons ATGCTCTTGGAGGCAAAGGTG ACTGAGCCTCTCTGGATTGTGTTCCCTGGCAACATGCTCATCAAGCTCTCCCAAGAGCTCATCTTCAACAGCTACAAGACCCTTGATGGCCGTGGAGCCAATGTCCACATTGTGGGTGGTGGCTGCATCACATTGCAGTTCATAAGCAATGTCATCATCCACAATGTGCATATCCACAACTGTTATCCGTCAG TTGACAAATTCGGGAGCTTCTTAAGgcaatttcctctttttccaaATGCTTTTCTCGTTGGTGGTTGGTGCAGAAGACTTCTTTATTATTCAACTTGCAGGTCAG GCCTGAGTCATTGGGTATTATTGTTGGAATTATTTTCTTGGTCTTGGGAATCTTATTCTAGTTTTTCAACTTCACTGCAGATTCAAAT AGTTAAAACCTCCGCCGAGGACAAGAAAGAACACAAGCCACCTCTACAGCTGAGCTAA
- the LOC117624303 gene encoding berberine bridge enzyme-like 15 — MQDKFPDLSLDHSNCTEMSWIQSVMYFAGFPISEYLEVLLKRTQPSRSFFKAKSDNVTQPISQAGLEGLWQRLLEVETSQLTLTPYGGRMSEISYSETPFPHRNGSIFAIQYLVTWDDDKETEKHISWMRRVYAYMASHVSKSPRAAYLNYRDLDLGRNHDANTSYAQASIWGLKYFKSNFRRLVHVKTLVGPGNFFRNEQSIPVLPYGQK, encoded by the coding sequence ATGCAAGATAAGTTCCCGGACTTGAGTTTAGACCACAGCAATTGCACTGAAATGAGTTGGATCCAGTCTGTGATGTACTTTGCTGGCTTCCCAATAAGCGAATATTTGGAAGTTTTGCTGAAAAGGACTCAGCCATCTAGGAGCTTCTTCAAAGCAAAATCGGACAATGTGACGCAACCCATTTCACAAGCTGGCTTGGAAGGTTTGTGGCAAAGACTACTTGAAGTAGAGACATCCCAGTTGACATTGACACCTTACGGTGGAAGAATGAGTGAGATATCTTATTCAGAAACTCCTTTCCCACATAGAAATGGAAGTATATTTGCAATCCAGTATTTGGTCACTTGGGATGATGACAAGGAAACTGAGAAACATATTAGCTGGATGAGAAGGGTGTATGCCTACATGGCATCACATGTTTCAAAGTCCCCAAGAGCTGCCTATTTGAACTATAGGGATCTAGACTTGGGGAGGAACCATGATGCTAATACAAGCTATGCACAAGCAAGCATTTGGGGTTTGAAGTATTTCAAGAGTAACTTTAGGAGACTTGTTCATGTAAAGACCTTAGTTGGTCCTGGTAACTTCTTTAGAAATGAACAAAGCATCCCTGTTTTACCATATGGGCAGAAATAG